In the genome of Hevea brasiliensis isolate MT/VB/25A 57/8 chromosome 14, ASM3005281v1, whole genome shotgun sequence, the window ttttaaaatttttaaaatatataataaaaaaattatattttaataattgagataaaactttaaaaattaaaatttaaaaatatttaaataaaagtaatatttattatgataaattaattatatataattaaatttaaaaatataaataaaatgagGTTTCACTTGATaacattttaaatattcttatacGCGCACgctgaatttaaaataaattttaatattaaaattattatttaaatacaaattcaaataaaataattttcgtaaATCTATCCGTTGCTACTCGCGAGGATAAATCTATAAAattcaacttaaatttacaaaagCTAAATTGGCGAAGAGCAggtcaaaattaaaaaataaaataaaatttttcattatttgcctttcttattttctttcctcttccAACGTGTTAGTCACCAATCAGAGCATGAGCCTCCCATCCGACCGTTGACtcatcccttctcttctcttccttgCTCAGCTACTCACACGCCTCACTCCCATGTTACTGCTTTTAAGCCTCTGCCTCTTCTTCTCCACTCCCTACTATTGCCTTACCTATTTGTCTTCAATTCCTCAGAAACTTCAGCCTTTCACGGTTTCTGAAGCCGGAATTTCTCTCCATTGATGAGAGGTTTACTTGTTCTTCTTATGTAAGTTCTGCTTTTCCTTCCTTTTCAATCTTGAAATTTTCCTGTCTTTGCAGCTTATTTGTGTTGTGAGATTTAGTCTGTGTGATTAGATTGTTTGATTTGCTCAAACTCGTTTGATTTTGAAATTTGATTTCATTGCATTGCGAACAGGACAAAGCCGTTCTTGAGAACTagacgaaattttattttgaatttattttgccgTTTTTAATGCTTATAAAAaagaatgagaaaaaaaaaacctttaaatCCTTTTGATTGACTAAGAAATCGAGGTCATCATGACTGTTTTTGCTTTCATCCATGACTTTTTTTTTCTCCTGCAGGTACCATTTTTTATGAAAGAGGAAGACATCGCCACAACCCTAATGGATAAACCGAATTGAACTTCGATTCGGTTCAATTCAGTTCTTTTTATTCATTTCATAGGTTCAATTTATGAATCAAACCGAGTTTAAATCAAATTAATTCGAAAAAAATAATCAACTGCAAATTGTTTCTGCATTCCATGTGCTGGAGAAGATGTATACTAGTATAAAGATCCAAAAAGCAAATTGCTGTACGTGCATCATTTTCATACTAGTATCCGAAaccaaaacaaaaaatcaaaagcCAAATTCCTTCTCCACTTGGAAAGCCACCAAAGCAAAATAATTAAAGCGTGGAATTCAAGTAGGATATATTCCATCGATATGACACGGAACTTGTAAGCCATATATCCTCTACCCATATCATTCAATTCTATATTTCCTGTGCTAGCATACCCTTGAACCTTTCCTCCTGTTTCTCTCTTTTGTCTCTCAGTAGAAGAGAAATTAATATCCATGAGTGATCTTGATTGTGACTGTGATTTTGGTGATTGTGATTGCGATTGCGATTgttgttgctgctgctgctgttgtGATGATTGTGATTGCGATTGTGATAAATCATGCTCTTGGGTAAGAATTTATTGCATTTTTGTTTCTTTCATTGAACTTTGATATCTTCCAAagcttttatttttatgtttctgCTTTTTGATTTTTTATATCGATCACATGATTCTTTGTAGTTGTAACTTGGAAGATTAATATGCTAATCTTGTTGTACTAACATATAGTGGTTCTTGAACAGGATAAAATTTGCTGTATTATATGCATTAACGTTGATAATGATAATGGTAGAAGGCATAATCCTCATGATGACACCTGCTACCATTTGTGCTGTTGTTGCTGTTGCGATGATAATTATCAAAGAAGAAGAGTACCAACCCAATCGAAGCAAGAAGAATTTAATCCCAAAAACCAAGAAGAGAAAAGGAGGAAAGAATCTGATTTTGAGCATGCACCAAATTGCCCATGTCGTGGATCCCCTATACCAAAGAATAGATGTCCTTATAAATGCTGGTTAGCGTCACCATCACTTGATTTAGATCCTCCAATGATTCAGCGGTTCCAAGCCCTGGATAGAGAAAAATATGTGAGAGGGTATGAGTCCTCTGGGAAGCGGAGGCATTATTGGTGATTTGGTTGCCTGCAAAGTTAACTGTATATAATTAAGCCAAATGAGGGTTCAGCTGTACTTGTACTGTACAGGGtttattttatgaagttttcGTACCGTacattcttttgttttctttgtaACAAAGTTCTAATCATGAACTAATTAAAGTGCTTATATTAATGTTACCAAAGTGAGAAAGTAGCATTTATAGGCTATGCATAAAGGAGACACTGTAGTTGTTAAGAAAACTCTTAGGTCAACATAAGGCAAAGATCAGCAACTATAATTAATTATTGGTCATTAGTAATTAATGAATAAATGTTAGTGGTTAAATGCTACTCCTTCcgtcttttactttattttattattttaaaaaattaagaaaaaatatatattttttttttgttttatactTATCTATCATTAAAGGcatatttatcaattttatttatatatatatatatagtagagtttatttcattaaactcaaaataGATCTTGATTATTCACAGTGTCTTGCATTTAATTAACTAGcttatacatttttttttaaaatttatttagctTTAATTGAAATTCTAACTCATattcttataattttaacataattCTTGAGCTTATGCATGTGTTATATACGAAACCTAatctattattttataaatagagCGTAGTACAGTACAAGCATTTAAGTCCACAGcctaatctctttttttttttttttttgtcatcaaGGTACAGGAAAAAGGGGGAGGGGAAACCTCGAACTTAGCTTGGCCAGGTTTTCAGAAGTGTGTTATGCCAACAAACTCCAAAAAGTGCCTAGCCCAGGAAAGAGGGGTAGGAATTTACACAGTTTGATGTCGTCAATTTGGAATGAATATTTGAAGCCAAATTTATTGAACTGGatctaatttaatttcaattgaaGATACCAAATAAAACTGTAACACCAACCAAGTTAATTTTGCTATTTCTTTTTTTCAAAACATTATTCATTAATTTCGCTAAAAAGCTTGCAAAACATATTTTAAATTaaactgaaaataaaataaaattacatatttttatttaaattgaatatgaACTATAAATGAAAAAATATTCATTGATTAAATTAATAAGAGATAATGAATTTGTAATTACTAATAAATAgacaaatttttatatatttatattttaaatataattttaaaattttttatcaaaaaatttatAAGCGGTTAATGTGGCTGCTTGTGGTTTTGAGGGGGAATGGCCCGTGTGTCTTCTGTTTAGCTCCACCCTTGAGCAGGGGATTGCAAGAGTAGATATTCTAATTTGAATACCGAGCAAGTGATCTATGTATGCCCATTTTCAACGGTATTACATTTCATTTGGATAGGTCATGAAttttaaaaacaaataaaaagggataagTAATTTCTAGATTTTGACAAACACCATCAACACAATTGTCAATTTTCTCCAGGGTGCTTTTGACATCATAATTAGCCGATGCTCATTTGTCTTGCATTACAAAACACACACATGACGAGATActgttaataataaaattactctCATAATCAAAATGCACCAGATACCAATTGAGAAGTACGTTTATGAGGACATTAGAGGCCCAAGAGCATAGTTATACCATGTAAAATCACAAAAAGCTACACTTAAATTTGTCTGAAACAAGAGATACAAAATCACTATcaaaaaaaattttgcaaaaaatttacggATGCAGGCTAAAGCATAAGTTAAGTGATAAACGGTTACTTCACTTAAAGCACTTGGCATCCAAAAGAGGCTCTCCCTCGAAAGGCTCTTGATCTTCAATCATCTGGTTGACTCGCTCCTTTTGGGCTTCATCTGAGAGGTCAACCTTCTTCCAGTCGTACAGTTCCATGTCATAGCACTCATCGATAACAAATTGAGGAATTTCTTGGCCACGGAAAAGCCACAGCCCCTTAACCTTGTATGGAGGGTTTTCGCCAATCACTAGC includes:
- the LOC110669018 gene encoding uncharacterized protein LOC110669018 isoform X1, which codes for MSDLDCDCDFGDCDCDCDCCCCCCCCDDCDCDCDKSCSWDKICCIICINVDNDNGRRHNPHDDTCYHLCCCCCCDDNYQRRRVPTQSKQEEFNPKNQEEKRRKESDFEHAPNCPCRGSPIPKNRCPYKCWLASPSLDLDPPMIQRFQALDREKYVRGYESSGKRRHYW
- the LOC110669018 gene encoding uncharacterized protein LOC110669018 isoform X2, which codes for MSDLDCDCDFGDCDCDCDCCCCCCCCDDCDCDCDKSCSWWFLNRIKFAVLYALTLIMIMVEGIILMMTPATICAVVAVAMIIIKEEEYQPNRSKKNLIPKTKKRKGGKNLILSMHQIAHVVDPLYQRIDVLINAG